The following are encoded together in the Pedobacter steynii genome:
- a CDS encoding RNA polymerase sigma factor codes for MLETTPQSLTEHKPESIRSLYDRHAGMLLGYIFEVVKDRKLAEEYLVKVFCDLSIQFNDVNWNGVSAWPPLQKFTREKLWSSADIPVHASLSSGVKMPGSPDHDLKQLSEEQRQVFCDVYYRGKTIAAIAETLNKTEDLTRKTLKEAFAIMRKGSEN; via the coding sequence ATGCTCGAAACAACGCCTCAGTCACTCACCGAACATAAACCCGAAAGCATACGCAGTCTGTACGACAGACATGCAGGCATGCTCCTGGGTTATATTTTCGAAGTTGTCAAAGACAGAAAACTGGCAGAAGAATACCTGGTTAAAGTTTTTTGTGACCTTTCCATTCAATTTAATGATGTCAACTGGAACGGTGTCAGCGCCTGGCCTCCGTTACAAAAATTTACAAGAGAGAAGCTATGGTCTTCAGCGGATATCCCAGTACATGCCAGTCTGAGTTCCGGGGTAAAAATGCCCGGTTCTCCGGATCATGATCTGAAGCAATTGTCGGAGGAGCAAAGGCAGGTATTTTGCGATGTTTACTATCGTGGAAAAACAATTGCAGCTATCGCAGAAACGCTAAATAAAACAGAAGATTTAACCAGGAAGACTTTAAAAGAGGCTTTCGCTATAATGAGAAAAGGTAGTGAAAATTAA
- a CDS encoding DUF4822 domain-containing protein, whose product MNLKMKTSVLMVCCLLLLGITSCKKDDDKTPEQSSATPSEILASVTWKSTTVKDQTGKDVTAANGGYVGLAKYNLNGDFEIRAFDGTLRSSGQWALTADGKKRMLIGTTAAGAQFSRVVDILVLSKEVFTYRITNPQGEVVDVEHVPN is encoded by the coding sequence ATGAATCTAAAGATGAAAACTTCAGTGCTGATGGTATGCTGTCTATTGCTGCTCGGCATTACTTCCTGTAAAAAAGACGACGACAAGACCCCGGAACAATCTTCTGCAACGCCTTCAGAAATTTTAGCCTCCGTTACCTGGAAATCTACAACCGTTAAGGACCAGACAGGGAAAGATGTAACTGCCGCTAATGGTGGATACGTTGGTCTGGCAAAGTACAATTTAAACGGCGACTTTGAAATCAGGGCATTTGATGGCACATTGAGGAGCTCAGGTCAATGGGCATTGACTGCAGACGGTAAAAAGAGAATGTTAATCGGTACAACTGCTGCCGGTGCTCAGTTTTCAAGAGTGGTGGATATCCTGGTGCTCAGCAAAGAGGTTTTTACTTACCGCATTACGAACCCTCAGGGAGAGGTGGTTGATGTGGAACATGTTCCGAATTAG
- a CDS encoding HAD family hydrolase: MNKEIAVIFDMDGVIVHTNPYHSLAFRDFFSVRNMAPTEAEFAQHMFGKSNSYIFSHFFNRPVQGEELLQLEEEKESLFRKIYEPHVDPISGFLQFISDLESHQIKLGVATSAPYANLDLILSKIDLREKLGSILASEDVKKHKPDPEVYLKSAHNLGVSPDQCLVFEDSFSGISAALNAGMRVVGVLSSHTIEELPKCDLYIDNYNDLSYDKIKALF, translated from the coding sequence ATGAATAAAGAAATTGCAGTGATCTTTGACATGGATGGTGTGATCGTCCATACGAATCCATACCATTCCCTTGCTTTTCGAGATTTTTTCTCCGTTCGGAATATGGCACCAACAGAGGCCGAATTTGCCCAACACATGTTCGGAAAGAGTAACAGTTATATTTTCAGTCACTTTTTTAACCGCCCCGTTCAGGGAGAAGAACTCCTGCAATTAGAAGAGGAGAAAGAAAGTCTGTTCCGGAAAATCTACGAACCTCATGTGGACCCCATTTCCGGTTTCCTTCAGTTCATATCAGACCTGGAAAGTCATCAGATAAAACTTGGTGTAGCCACATCAGCTCCTTATGCAAATCTTGACCTGATCCTGAGTAAAATCGACCTTCGTGAAAAACTAGGTTCAATTTTAGCCAGTGAAGATGTAAAAAAACATAAGCCAGATCCTGAAGTATATTTAAAATCGGCACATAATCTTGGGGTATCACCAGATCAATGCCTTGTTTTTGAAGATTCGTTTTCCGGAATATCTGCAGCTTTAAATGCAGGAATGCGTGTAGTAGGCGTGCTTAGCTCTCATACGATTGAAGAACTTCCGAAGTGTGACCTGTATATAGATAATTATAACGATCTGTCTTACGACAAAATTAAAGCACTGTTTTAA